The Cytobacillus firmus genome segment TATACAGATCCGGTTCTCTTCGGAGCAGGCGGCAATCCGTATGGAATCAGCGTAACGGTTGACCAGGATGGGAAAATGATTGAAGATGTGAAGGAAGCTGTTAAGCATCAGGCGAAAAGAACCGTCACAGTTGCTGGGTGGATTAAAAAAGGTAATCAGTAATTACAGATGGAGCAATTGTTTTTCAATTGCTCCCTTTACATGTAAAGGGGAGAAATGGCGTATGGAAAATGAGGAAATTACTAAGCGGAAAATTGTTTCAATCAGGAAAGTAAATCTGCAGGAACATAGCCCCATTCATGCAGCAGGCCCTGTGATAGAACCAGGGAAGTGGGAAAAATTTGACCCATTCCTTTTGATGATGGAAGATAAATTTCAAAAGGGAGCGTTTGACGTACATCCGCATCGCGGGATTGAGACAGTAACTTATGTCATCGAAGGCGCCATTGAGCACTATGACAGTCATTCCGGTGAGGGCGGTGTGTTAGGCCCTGGAGATGTACAATGGATGACAGCTGGCAGCGGTGTCGTCCATAACGAAGTGCCAACAGAAGGAATAACTGCCCATTCGCTGCAGCTGTGGATCAATCTTCCCAGCGAGAAAAAAATGACAGCACCAAGATATCAAAATCTTAAAGGCAGTGAAGTTCCTGTCAGAGAGGAAGAGGGCGTTACTATTAAAGTCTTTTCCGGATCCTCCAAAGGGGTTGTATCTCCTGCCTTAAATCATGTGCCTGTTACGATGATTGAAGCAAGGATGAAAAGAGGCGCGGCAGCCTCGCAGGACCTGCCTGGAAGCTACAAAGGCTTCATCTATATTTTAGAAGGCAGCGGGGTTTTTGGAGAAAATGAAGTCAATGCAGCAAAAGGCCAGGTCCTTGAATTGGGAGATGGCGGGAACGCTGGAAGCGAAATTTTCGTAAAAGCTGAAGAGCCTTTGCGCTTTTTACTATATGCAGGCGAGCCAGTCAAAGAACAGGTTGTGGCACGTGGACCGTTTGTCATGAATACCGAAGAAGAAATACGGACGGCGTATAAGGAATATATGAATGGTACCTTTCTAAGGTAAGATACGGGTGAGGAGCAGTCTAAGGCTGCTCTTTTTTGCGGGAGCAATGCTTCAGACATTCAAAAAAGAAGACATTCTGCCTTGAATACTTGTATAAATTACCAGGTTACTTAAATGATAAAATACTATATTTTTTAATTAACTATATTCATTGAAGGTGAGCTTATGGTGCCGAGTTCTAAACCTGCAGATCCAGTCATAAATCGCAGGAGAAAAAAAGTTTATCTATCCATAAATAAGAAATTTGTCATTAGTCACCTGATTTCTATATTATGGATGGCTTTCTCTATATATATCTCACTGCCCTGGCTGAAGGATTTAGCAGAAATTGTCACATACCCGATCAGCATTCTTATTATTGGAGGTATTGCCTATGTACCGGGCTATATGAATGCCTTTCTGGTAATGAGTCTGCTTTTGGACAAGCAGCCATCTTTTAAAAATTCGGATCCTGATAAGGAAGTGACATTGCTGGTAGCTGCCTTCAATGAAGAAAAAACAATCTTTCAAACGTTAAGCTATGTGGCGAGCCAGGACTATCAAGGGAAGATTAAGGTAATCGTTATAGACAATCGTTCTACAGACAATACGCAAAATGAAATAGTAAGAGCTCAAAAAGAGCTTAACCTTACGATTGATACTTTGAAGGAACCTAATACCGGAAAATTCCATGCATTAAATAGAGGTCTTCAGCATGTGACAACAGAGTATGTTATCACACTTGATGCAGATACCCTGCTGCATCCTTCAGCAGTCCGCTTTTTAGTATCGCGCATGGAAAGCAGTCCTGAAGAGGTGTG includes the following:
- a CDS encoding pirin family protein, which produces MENEEITKRKIVSIRKVNLQEHSPIHAAGPVIEPGKWEKFDPFLLMMEDKFQKGAFDVHPHRGIETVTYVIEGAIEHYDSHSGEGGVLGPGDVQWMTAGSGVVHNEVPTEGITAHSLQLWINLPSEKKMTAPRYQNLKGSEVPVREEEGVTIKVFSGSSKGVVSPALNHVPVTMIEARMKRGAAASQDLPGSYKGFIYILEGSGVFGENEVNAAKGQVLELGDGGNAGSEIFVKAEEPLRFLLYAGEPVKEQVVARGPFVMNTEEEIRTAYKEYMNGTFLR